In one window of Calditrichota bacterium DNA:
- a CDS encoding right-handed parallel beta-helix repeat-containing protein, with amino-acid sequence MRAASWFLSLMLIIIFSCRQANLDKNSFFVSPHGSDQWSGTLAQPNSGGSDGPFLTPERAKQAVREMIQKNELPPTGITVYFRAGTYHFSHSLVFEREDSGTNTALVQWKPYPDEKVVFSGGKEIAGFHKLTDENAHAHIRAEVADQVLEIDLKKTGIEKIPPRVERGFTFRPNKPLEMELFFNGKAMTVARYPNSGWLKIAEVPQFGEKLAYAGSPYQKRYGIRVGRHYGRFRVSDPRPFSWSKDENVWMHGYFAWDWSDTYESVGKFDVQNSEVYPALPYNRYGYVKGQRFYFYNVLAELDTLGEYYIDKNSGKLFFYPPADIESGEAVLSVLDEPLMVFDGAKFIRLEKIIFDYSRAAAIQGQNNASIQIYGCVFRNVGDPAVSLKGGKKNEIVSCDFYDLAGAGIYLSSGDRATLTPGNSRVVNNHIHDYGRVYRTYAPAIHLYGVGNYLAHNYIHDSPHTAVLFQGNDNILEYNEVHDIAQETGDVGAFYTGRNWTWRGNIIRYNYFHHLHGPGLYGVRAVYFDDFTSGNTIYGNIFYKAGKAAFIGGGRDNRVENNLFIECDPSVHVDARGTSWAFKYFKRDDPHFYPVLFDSMEAVHFDKPPYSEKYPELLNYYNDDPAVPKNNVIERNVSYGGRFIDLWDGLDFDIVKVENNFIADSVVVQMSESTDQTEDYVRYSIDDPMVREKMSGNTFFKGNPGIKGFKDEKFYLEKNSPAFEIGFEPIPVEKIGLYQDEFRRKIR; translated from the coding sequence ATGCGCGCCGCGAGTTGGTTTTTGTCTCTCATGCTGATAATTATTTTTAGTTGCCGCCAGGCTAATTTAGATAAGAATTCATTTTTTGTGTCGCCGCACGGAAGCGATCAATGGTCGGGTACTCTGGCGCAACCAAATTCCGGTGGCAGTGACGGTCCATTTCTGACGCCAGAGCGGGCGAAACAAGCGGTTCGGGAAATGATTCAAAAAAATGAATTACCGCCAACTGGCATCACAGTCTATTTTCGCGCGGGGACTTATCATTTTTCGCATTCGTTAGTTTTTGAAAGAGAAGATTCCGGTACGAATACTGCATTGGTGCAATGGAAGCCATATCCGGACGAGAAGGTTGTTTTCTCAGGGGGGAAGGAAATTGCCGGATTTCACAAACTGACAGACGAAAATGCCCACGCGCACATCAGAGCGGAAGTCGCTGATCAGGTCCTGGAGATTGATTTGAAAAAGACTGGCATTGAAAAAATCCCCCCACGTGTGGAAAGAGGATTTACTTTTCGCCCTAACAAGCCGCTGGAAATGGAATTATTTTTTAACGGAAAAGCCATGACTGTCGCGCGGTATCCCAATTCCGGCTGGTTGAAAATTGCTGAAGTGCCACAATTCGGGGAAAAATTAGCTTACGCTGGTTCTCCTTATCAAAAAAGATACGGCATTCGCGTCGGTCGGCACTACGGAAGATTTCGCGTATCAGACCCACGCCCTTTTTCCTGGTCCAAAGACGAAAATGTGTGGATGCACGGCTATTTTGCCTGGGATTGGTCAGACACCTACGAAAGCGTCGGGAAATTTGACGTGCAAAATTCGGAAGTTTATCCTGCGCTGCCTTACAATCGTTACGGCTATGTCAAAGGTCAGCGGTTCTATTTTTACAACGTGTTAGCCGAACTGGACACTCTCGGCGAATATTACATTGATAAAAATTCGGGCAAACTATTTTTCTACCCGCCCGCTGATATTGAGTCGGGCGAGGCCGTGCTTTCCGTCCTGGACGAGCCGCTGATGGTTTTCGACGGGGCAAAGTTTATTCGATTGGAAAAGATAATTTTTGACTATTCGCGCGCTGCAGCGATTCAGGGACAAAATAACGCATCGATTCAAATTTACGGCTGCGTTTTTCGCAATGTGGGGGATCCGGCTGTTAGTTTGAAAGGCGGAAAGAAAAACGAAATTGTGTCCTGCGATTTTTACGATTTAGCTGGCGCGGGTATTTATTTGAGCAGCGGAGATCGGGCAACTTTGACGCCCGGGAATTCTCGCGTCGTTAACAATCACATTCACGACTACGGCAGAGTTTACCGCACGTACGCGCCGGCAATTCACCTTTACGGTGTTGGAAACTATCTGGCACACAACTACATTCACGACTCTCCGCACACAGCAGTTCTTTTTCAGGGAAATGACAATATTCTCGAGTACAACGAGGTCCATGACATCGCTCAAGAAACCGGCGACGTGGGCGCTTTTTACACCGGCAGAAATTGGACCTGGCGCGGAAATATCATTCGTTACAATTATTTTCATCATTTGCATGGCCCAGGACTTTACGGCGTGCGCGCTGTTTATTTCGATGATTTTACCAGCGGGAATACGATTTACGGAAACATTTTTTACAAAGCCGGCAAGGCTGCCTTTATCGGCGGCGGCAGAGACAACCGCGTGGAAAATAATCTGTTCATCGAATGCGATCCGTCCGTGCATGTGGACGCCCGCGGAACGAGCTGGGCTTTCAAATATTTCAAACGAGACGATCCCCATTTTTATCCGGTGTTGTTTGACAGCATGGAAGCCGTGCATTTTGACAAGCCGCCTTACAGCGAAAAATATCCCGAACTGCTCAATTATTACAACGACGATCCCGCAGTGCCCAAAAACAATGTCATTGAGCGAAATGTTTCTTACGGCGGCAGGTTTATTGATTTGTGGGACGGACTGGATTTTGACATTGTGAAAGTTGAAAATAATTTTATCGCAGACTCGGTGGTTGTGCAGATGAGTGAAAGCACAGATCAGACCGAAGATTATGTTCGCTATTCCATCGACGATCCGATGGTTCGGGAAAAAATGAGCGGCAATACTTTCTTCAAAGGAAATCCCGGCATCAAAGGATTTAAAGATGAGAAGTTTTATCTGGAGAAAAATTCACCGGCATTTGAAATTGGGTTTGAGCCGATTCCGGTGGAGAAAATTGGGCTTTATCAGGATGAATTCAGGAGGAAGATTAGATAG